From one Pirellulales bacterium genomic stretch:
- a CDS encoding BlaI/MecI/CopY family transcriptional regulator, translating to MARPAAKELTHRELEVLQAFWQNGELTASEARDQLAKRGLDLAYVTVANLVRIVEDKGFLIKTNQERPFTYRAARSFDDVSDSLVHDLVRRVFKGSREQLLLNVLKRRRLTAKERVLLREILDEESET from the coding sequence ATGGCCCGACCCGCTGCAAAGGAACTCACTCATCGCGAATTGGAAGTCTTGCAGGCGTTTTGGCAAAACGGTGAGTTGACTGCATCCGAAGCTCGTGACCAACTGGCAAAGCGAGGCCTAGACCTAGCCTATGTGACGGTCGCCAACCTGGTGCGAATCGTGGAAGACAAGGGATTCTTAATCAAGACGAATCAGGAACGGCCGTTTACTTATCGTGCGGCAAGGTCGTTCGATGATGTTTCGGACAGTTTGGTACATGATCTTGTCCGCCGCGTGTTCAAAGGTTCGCGCGAGCAATTATTGCTGAATGTGTTGAAGCGACGGCGACTGACGGCCAAAGAGCGTGTTCTGTTGCGAGAAATACTCGACGAGGAGTCAGAAACATGA
- a CDS encoding M56 family metallopeptidase, with product MNSLSIDLVFSLLHASVVVVGVLLVRSCVPSRFIASRAGVGGVGLGCVLLVTVLTFLPLPYIGPISSSALPQADQTFSKFAKPPEATATFPSRTSGSETTVKTTASGLSIPVTWLHRISNSVTTSITTVDAAPRIFLNVFIAILLFGIAINLLRFSAALYHVHRLYKKSIVIADEGVARLLEEFQTRCNYRRKIELRESTELNSAATFGFLKPVILFPTAWRLWLHDELAAVLAHEVAHIRRHDFLQRLISQFCVALHCYHPLVKATARRLAIDQEYAADNLASHLQTNSQTYIRGLAKLALRFHDSFLDCPASLMPNSSDYLARRLQMLRTKEGSVRHHHTSLVTTCATLMIVVITLATALLYSSISLADKPKANSQSPRIASLPNATPSATQTSKSDRSASDADSAKVKSAVDQQVEPLFVRSPFDLSILQHADEGAALIRLGEILRHPDIAPLVDGYNSQLTNALRGWTKKNTSVDLRQVEWIAFCTTVTIKAATPDQNQSDKKVPDKDGPHGTLMLGAGYMYIRMAHAANWQQIVLDSVPGSTLETFEGHQYVHMPKITFLGPSGFRLRFPDDRTVVWACDYKPEDAEESNKLFFDDKPRTEPYAWESTWRGVEGGLITFVFDHTKDGWSKLPEPNRHQQECPEQVLPLVDEAKYYALGWDCTEKSRETGIKIRATCDDDTTVQKFYLAASLLLNRWPDLFQDSPKNLETYHTRLIQFFSGIKIQASPVSSDQHFIEMTGDAGLKEGELKLIAQQIFSGI from the coding sequence ATGAATTCACTGAGCATTGACCTGGTTTTTTCACTGCTGCACGCTTCGGTAGTGGTCGTTGGAGTGCTGCTGGTGCGATCCTGTGTTCCAAGTCGTTTCATCGCCAGCCGAGCAGGCGTCGGCGGGGTTGGTTTGGGCTGCGTTCTGTTGGTGACCGTGCTGACATTTCTGCCCCTGCCGTACATTGGGCCAATTTCAAGCAGTGCTCTGCCGCAAGCAGACCAAACATTCTCCAAATTCGCAAAACCTCCTGAGGCCACTGCGACCTTCCCATCTCGTACCTCGGGATCGGAAACTACCGTTAAAACGACTGCAAGCGGCTTGTCCATTCCCGTGACTTGGCTGCATCGCATCAGCAACAGCGTTACCACTTCAATAACCACCGTCGATGCTGCGCCACGAATCTTCCTAAATGTTTTCATTGCAATCTTACTTTTCGGCATCGCCATCAACCTGCTGCGGTTCTCAGCAGCGCTGTATCACGTGCATCGGTTGTACAAAAAAAGCATCGTCATTGCAGACGAGGGTGTCGCTAGACTGTTGGAGGAGTTTCAAACTCGTTGCAATTACCGGCGCAAAATTGAACTACGAGAAAGCACCGAATTAAACAGCGCCGCCACGTTTGGGTTTCTGAAGCCAGTGATCCTGTTTCCGACTGCCTGGAGACTGTGGTTGCACGATGAACTGGCTGCAGTTTTGGCTCACGAAGTGGCCCACATCCGACGGCATGATTTTTTACAACGATTGATTTCCCAGTTTTGTGTAGCCCTTCACTGCTATCATCCGTTAGTCAAAGCGACGGCTCGGCGGCTGGCCATCGATCAGGAATACGCCGCTGATAATTTGGCCAGCCATTTGCAAACGAACAGCCAAACCTACATTCGCGGTTTGGCAAAATTGGCTTTACGATTTCATGACTCGTTTCTGGACTGCCCGGCATCACTCATGCCCAACTCATCCGATTACCTTGCAAGGAGGCTTCAAATGTTGCGAACTAAGGAAGGTTCTGTCCGCCATCACCACACGTCACTCGTGACGACATGCGCCACGCTCATGATTGTTGTTATTACTCTGGCTACCGCATTGCTCTACAGTTCAATATCTCTGGCCGACAAGCCAAAAGCAAATTCACAATCTCCCCGAATTGCATCGCTCCCCAATGCAACCCCGAGCGCTACGCAGACATCGAAGTCCGATCGTTCCGCATCGGATGCTGATTCTGCAAAAGTGAAGTCGGCAGTCGATCAACAAGTCGAACCACTGTTTGTCCGCAGCCCATTTGATCTATCAATTCTGCAACACGCTGATGAAGGTGCTGCTCTGATTCGCTTAGGCGAAATATTACGCCATCCTGATATTGCGCCGCTAGTCGATGGGTACAACTCGCAGTTGACCAACGCTCTGCGCGGGTGGACCAAAAAAAACACCTCGGTCGATCTGCGGCAAGTCGAGTGGATTGCATTCTGTACGACCGTGACGATTAAAGCTGCCACTCCCGACCAGAATCAGTCTGACAAAAAAGTGCCAGATAAGGATGGGCCGCACGGCACCTTGATGCTGGGTGCAGGCTACATGTATATCCGCATGGCGCATGCTGCGAATTGGCAGCAGATCGTTTTAGATAGCGTCCCCGGATCAACGCTGGAAACGTTTGAGGGGCATCAATATGTCCACATGCCGAAAATCACATTTCTGGGTCCCTCTGGTTTCCGGCTACGATTTCCTGACGACAGAACCGTTGTTTGGGCCTGCGATTACAAACCGGAAGACGCCGAGGAGTCAAACAAACTGTTTTTCGACGACAAACCTCGAACAGAACCCTATGCTTGGGAATCAACCTGGCGCGGGGTCGAAGGTGGTTTGATCACTTTCGTTTTTGACCACACCAAAGACGGCTGGTCAAAACTACCCGAACCTAATCGCCATCAACAAGAATGCCCCGAACAGGTCTTGCCACTTGTGGATGAGGCCAAGTACTACGCCTTAGGCTGGGACTGCACCGAAAAGAGCCGAGAGACGGGCATTAAAATTCGCGCGACCTGCGACGATGATACTACGGTTCAGAAATTCTATCTTG
- a CDS encoding type IV toxin-antitoxin system AbiEi family antitoxin domain-containing protein produces MVRHNLTNDAGQKREQILTLARKNGLLRPRDLEPLGIAPEYLNKLYVEGILERPGRGLYRLAKAKSGRFAQLAEVAKRTPQAVVCLLSALAFHGLTTENPHEIWLAIPKKSRPPKIEYPPLRIVRYADAAQRFGIQVHPLDGVQVKIYSPAKTVADCFKFRNQVGLDVALEALRDCWRKKLATGDELWKAAKVCRMTHVIRPYMEAVI; encoded by the coding sequence ATGGTACGACATAATCTAACTAACGATGCCGGGCAAAAACGGGAGCAAATTCTCACGCTCGCCCGTAAAAATGGGCTTCTGCGCCCCCGGGACCTGGAACCTCTGGGGATTGCCCCCGAGTACCTGAACAAGCTCTATGTGGAAGGCATCCTGGAACGACCCGGACGCGGACTGTATCGCCTGGCGAAGGCCAAATCAGGCCGCTTCGCGCAGCTCGCCGAAGTTGCCAAACGCACGCCGCAGGCTGTGGTCTGCCTGCTGTCAGCGCTGGCCTTTCACGGCCTGACCACAGAAAACCCGCATGAAATCTGGCTGGCGATTCCCAAAAAATCTCGTCCGCCGAAAATTGAGTATCCGCCCCTGCGCATTGTGCGATATGCTGATGCAGCGCAGCGGTTCGGCATCCAGGTCCATCCGCTTGACGGCGTGCAGGTGAAGATTTACTCTCCCGCCAAGACGGTGGCCGACTGCTTCAAATTCCGCAACCAAGTGGGACTGGATGTGGCGCTGGAAGCGCTGCGCGATTGCTGGCGTAAAAAGCTGGCCACCGGCGACGAGCTGTGGAAGGCTGCTAAAGTTTGCCGCATGACGCATGTCATCCGCCCCTACATGGAAGCTGTCATTTGA